One window of the Luteolibacter sp. Y139 genome contains the following:
- a CDS encoding DUF1592 domain-containing protein, with amino-acid sequence MPVRRSLALLFALCSPALADEFADKATPLLSKYCFECHGEKKQKGGVETHHLTSTEAAFRNHRFLENIAKQVESGDMPPDDEDVLPSDAERKLLVDQIRGTLKKLDAGDFPRNPGRPTVRRLNRNEYNYTVRDLVGIDFQPGKDFPADGAGGEGFDNVGDAMFVQPALMEKYLSAAKRIVTAIYEDPKQLDRVLIAKPSDKLPPAKAARTVLLSHASLAFRRRVSDEDLAPMLALFEKKLAAGATYEEALKPSLQALLIHPSFLFRIEADQPDKTEWKIDDFELATRLSYFLWASMPDRRLLKLADEGKLSDPATLRAEALRMLEDKRSETISRHFAGQWLGFDDLREVSAPDATRFPTFTPSLRVAMYRESVEFFNYLVHANRPASELLNADYTFANAELAKHYGIPDVSGSQFQRVTLTDPNRGGVIGQAAILTATSMPLRTSPVKRGKWILDTLLGTPPPPPPPDAGVLPGDDKSTEGLSFRETLEVHRTKASCAGCHEKIDPLGFGLENFDAIGRWRTKDPNGNPIDSKATLPGNVSFSTPKELKQLLLSSDELFLRNLCRKMLAYALGRPLEYYDEPVITDLVAKLRQDDLKMQTLILSVIESYPFQNRSAKR; translated from the coding sequence ATGCCCGTCCGTCGCTCCCTCGCGTTGCTGTTTGCCCTGTGTTCGCCGGCCCTTGCCGACGAGTTCGCGGACAAGGCGACGCCGTTGCTTTCCAAATACTGCTTCGAGTGCCACGGCGAGAAGAAGCAGAAGGGCGGGGTCGAGACCCATCACCTGACCTCCACCGAAGCGGCCTTCCGGAACCATCGCTTTCTCGAAAATATTGCCAAGCAAGTCGAGTCCGGCGACATGCCTCCCGATGACGAGGACGTCCTCCCCTCCGACGCCGAGCGCAAGCTGCTCGTGGATCAGATCCGCGGCACACTGAAGAAACTCGATGCCGGCGATTTCCCCCGCAATCCCGGACGGCCAACGGTGCGCCGGCTCAATCGCAACGAGTACAATTACACCGTCCGCGACTTGGTCGGCATCGACTTCCAACCGGGCAAGGACTTCCCGGCCGATGGCGCGGGCGGCGAGGGCTTCGATAATGTCGGCGACGCGATGTTCGTGCAGCCCGCGCTGATGGAAAAGTATCTCAGCGCGGCAAAGCGGATCGTCACCGCCATCTACGAAGATCCCAAGCAACTCGACCGCGTGCTGATCGCAAAGCCCAGTGACAAGCTGCCTCCCGCCAAGGCGGCGCGAACCGTGCTGCTCAGCCATGCCTCACTCGCCTTCCGCCGTCGCGTGAGCGATGAAGACCTCGCGCCAATGTTGGCGCTGTTCGAGAAGAAGCTCGCTGCCGGAGCAACCTACGAGGAAGCGCTCAAGCCATCGCTCCAAGCGCTGCTCATTCATCCATCGTTCCTGTTCCGCATCGAAGCCGATCAACCGGACAAGACCGAGTGGAAGATCGATGACTTCGAACTCGCCACGCGTCTCTCTTATTTCCTGTGGGCCTCGATGCCCGACCGCCGCCTGCTCAAGCTCGCCGACGAAGGCAAGCTCTCCGATCCCGCCACTTTGCGAGCCGAGGCACTGCGGATGTTAGAGGACAAGCGCTCGGAAACGATCTCCCGCCACTTCGCCGGACAGTGGCTCGGTTTCGATGACCTGCGTGAAGTCTCCGCTCCCGATGCGACCCGCTTCCCCACCTTCACCCCAAGCCTGCGCGTGGCGATGTATCGGGAGTCAGTTGAGTTCTTCAATTACCTCGTCCACGCCAATCGCCCCGCGTCGGAACTCCTGAATGCGGATTACACCTTCGCGAATGCCGAACTTGCCAAGCACTACGGCATCCCCGACGTCTCCGGTTCCCAATTCCAGCGCGTCACCCTAACAGATCCAAATCGCGGCGGCGTGATCGGCCAGGCCGCCATCCTCACCGCCACCTCCATGCCGCTGCGCACCAGCCCGGTAAAGCGCGGCAAGTGGATCCTCGACACCTTGTTAGGAACACCGCCTCCACCTCCGCCACCCGATGCCGGCGTGCTTCCCGGAGACGACAAATCCACCGAAGGACTTTCCTTCCGTGAGACCCTGGAAGTGCATCGAACCAAAGCCTCCTGCGCCGGCTGCCACGAGAAGATCGATCCCCTCGGCTTCGGGCTGGAGAACTTCGATGCCATCGGCCGCTGGCGCACCAAGGACCCGAACGGCAACCCCATCGACTCCAAGGCCACCCTGCCCGGCAACGTCTCCTTCTCAACCCCAAAGGAACTCAAGCAGCTCCTGCTCTCCTCGGACGAACTTTTCCTCCGCAACCTCTGCCGCAAGATGCTAGCCTACGCCTTGGGGCGTCCGCTGGAATATTACGACGAGCCGGTCATCACCGACCTCGTCGCCAAACTCCGCCAGGATGACCTCAAGATGCAGACGCTGATTCTTTCCGTCATCGAGTCCTATCCTTTCCAGAACCGCAGCGCGAAACGCTAA
- a CDS encoding RNA polymerase sigma factor, whose amino-acid sequence MMADETKRLLGEFARERSERAFRELVRLHSPVVYGTALRMLGGDRAAAQDVMQEVFTLLARKAGSLGDVILSAWLYRQTCRRAANHARTESRRRQRELVAASMMDPSQTETSFASEALSGEVDAAMLSLPSPARDALVLRFFEGHDFRKLGSALGTTEEAARKRVTRALDQLAATLRKRGIAVGSASLGTTMASFGTTPVPASLVTQVATHAFQSAPLTGASWKADWLIPVISGVLATSLIAGTALAIRDQASPPPASPSLATKAVPRPASQPTNNEDLIAEIKRIQAGPKHSLTTLKLRATLERISITELPAFFSLAHDKLTTAEQAVCFNLLLERWVQSDPDAALTFMIEHPLWDDVDKARGTNLINNIFDRWMYADLSASRAWLVDHWQAAALRKEAFDSTLGEFLAMSIADEVLLHESANAAFSFIASLPDEAMRRRALIALTGANPYMNAWHNIDPTRLNEMLRETQKLNDRAFGCSIAAIIWQKTLEDQPEKAAQLESMMTPADHFARELGELGVRHRHTHNTPMAGGGYTSHSEPVEPLALNERQLIESGIAAGLSRGEVLNAVATALLDQRDLKRAFAWIDDHQTETSFDDLLHERLGKYAGPVTGWVVGDTPYARIIELASRLSDQESAREICRGAFRRLQCQIPGDVPGILERKDLPAAIREELQQLAKTTP is encoded by the coding sequence ATGATGGCGGATGAGACGAAACGGCTATTGGGTGAATTCGCCCGCGAACGCTCGGAACGGGCCTTCCGTGAGCTGGTCCGCCTGCACTCGCCGGTCGTCTACGGCACCGCACTGCGGATGCTCGGCGGTGACCGTGCCGCGGCGCAGGATGTGATGCAGGAAGTCTTCACACTGCTGGCGAGGAAAGCAGGCAGTCTTGGCGATGTCATCCTGTCCGCCTGGCTCTACCGGCAAACCTGCCGGCGTGCCGCGAACCACGCCCGAACCGAAAGCCGCCGCCGCCAGCGGGAACTCGTCGCCGCCAGCATGATGGACCCGTCACAAACCGAAACATCCTTCGCGAGCGAAGCCCTCAGCGGTGAAGTCGACGCGGCGATGCTTTCCCTGCCCTCCCCAGCCCGCGACGCCCTCGTGCTCCGCTTCTTCGAAGGGCACGATTTCCGGAAACTCGGCTCAGCCCTCGGCACCACCGAAGAAGCAGCTCGCAAGCGTGTCACCCGCGCCCTCGACCAACTCGCCGCCACCCTGCGGAAGCGCGGCATCGCCGTCGGCAGCGCCTCGCTCGGCACCACCATGGCGAGCTTTGGAACCACACCCGTTCCCGCCTCGCTGGTGACCCAAGTCGCCACTCACGCGTTCCAATCCGCCCCTCTCACGGGAGCCTCATGGAAAGCGGACTGGCTGATACCGGTTATCAGCGGAGTGCTCGCCACCTCATTGATCGCCGGCACTGCCTTGGCGATCCGGGATCAAGCCTCTCCCCCGCCCGCTTCGCCATCTCTGGCCACGAAAGCGGTACCTCGCCCAGCCTCACAGCCAACTAACAACGAAGACCTGATCGCCGAGATCAAGCGGATCCAAGCCGGCCCGAAGCACTCGCTCACGACGCTGAAACTACGTGCGACCCTGGAGCGGATATCGATTACCGAGCTCCCCGCTTTCTTTTCCCTAGCCCATGACAAGCTGACCACCGCCGAGCAAGCAGTTTGCTTCAACCTGCTGCTCGAGCGGTGGGTTCAGTCAGACCCGGACGCCGCGCTGACCTTCATGATCGAGCATCCGCTATGGGATGACGTGGACAAGGCGCGAGGCACCAACCTGATCAACAACATCTTCGATCGGTGGATGTATGCCGATCTTTCCGCATCCCGCGCATGGCTGGTGGACCATTGGCAAGCCGCGGCCCTGCGGAAAGAAGCCTTTGACTCCACTCTCGGTGAGTTCCTGGCGATGAGCATTGCCGATGAAGTGCTCCTCCACGAAAGCGCGAACGCTGCCTTTTCCTTCATCGCCTCGTTGCCCGACGAAGCCATGAGACGGCGCGCCTTGATCGCTCTAACAGGTGCTAATCCCTACATGAACGCGTGGCACAATATTGATCCCACGCGGCTCAATGAAATGCTCCGCGAGACCCAAAAGCTGAACGACCGGGCGTTCGGATGCTCCATTGCCGCCATCATCTGGCAAAAGACCCTCGAAGACCAGCCGGAGAAGGCCGCGCAACTGGAGTCCATGATGACACCCGCCGACCACTTCGCCCGCGAACTGGGAGAACTCGGAGTGCGCCATCGGCATACCCACAATACCCCCATGGCAGGCGGCGGCTACACCAGCCATTCCGAACCCGTCGAACCCTTGGCGCTGAACGAACGACAACTCATCGAATCCGGCATCGCCGCCGGCCTCTCGCGCGGCGAGGTGCTGAATGCCGTCGCCACCGCGCTTCTCGACCAAAGAGACCTCAAGCGGGCCTTCGCGTGGATCGACGACCACCAGACCGAGACCTCTTTCGACGATCTTCTGCACGAAAGGCTCGGCAAATACGCCGGCCCGGTGACCGGATGGGTCGTCGGCGATACGCCCTACGCCCGGATCATCGAATTGGCCTCGCGCCTGAGCGACCAGGAATCTGCCAGGGAAATCTGCCGCGGCGCCTTCCGCCGCCTGCAATGTCAAATCCCCGGCGACGTGCCCGGCATCCTGGAGCGCAAGGATCTCCCGGCGGCAATTCGCGAAGAACTCCAACAGCTCGCGAAGACCACCCCATGA
- a CDS encoding ABC transporter permease, with translation MFRPSVIRALLTRYVLLYAKNPMRAFELFFWPLVQLLVWGFVTKFLQEAGSGGQMAASGKSFPHYITFLIGGIMLWDALFRAQQGVSISFLEDVWTRNLLNIFAAPVRMTDYIAATFGVGLLRVGITAIVLTIVAYSAYSFNLLQFKFGVIAYYANLMIFGWALGILSIALILRWGHGAESLAWALPFMIQPFACVFYPMSALPGWMQAIASLFPPSHVFEGMRGAIGHGGFDLRHFLIGLGLNAVYLSLAGWIFASVLRTAREKGLLVKTSSS, from the coding sequence ATGTTCCGCCCGTCCGTCATCCGAGCCCTGCTGACCCGCTACGTGCTCCTCTACGCGAAGAACCCGATGCGGGCCTTCGAGCTGTTCTTCTGGCCGCTGGTACAGCTGCTGGTCTGGGGCTTCGTCACGAAGTTCCTGCAGGAGGCCGGCAGCGGCGGGCAAATGGCAGCCAGCGGGAAAAGTTTCCCGCACTACATCACCTTCCTCATCGGCGGCATCATGCTGTGGGATGCCCTGTTCCGGGCCCAACAGGGGGTCTCGATTTCCTTCCTGGAAGACGTCTGGACCCGCAACCTGCTCAATATCTTCGCCGCCCCGGTCCGGATGACGGACTACATCGCCGCCACCTTCGGCGTGGGACTGCTGCGCGTCGGCATCACCGCCATCGTCCTCACGATCGTGGCTTACTCCGCCTACTCGTTCAACCTGCTCCAGTTCAAATTCGGGGTGATCGCCTACTACGCGAACCTGATGATCTTCGGCTGGGCGCTCGGAATTCTCTCGATCGCCCTGATCCTGCGCTGGGGCCATGGCGCGGAGTCCTTGGCATGGGCCCTGCCCTTCATGATCCAGCCCTTCGCCTGCGTTTTCTACCCCATGAGCGCACTGCCCGGCTGGATGCAGGCGATCGCCTCGCTCTTCCCGCCCTCGCATGTTTTCGAAGGCATGCGCGGCGCGATCGGGCACGGCGGCTTCGACCTTCGACATTTCCTCATCGGCCTCGGATTGAATGCCGTTTACCTTTCCCTCGCTGGCTGGATCTTTGCCTCGGTCCTGCGCACCGCCCGGGAAAAGGGCCTGCTGGTGAAGACAAGCTCGAGCTGA
- a CDS encoding sugar phosphate isomerase/epimerase family protein, which yields MKFIRPLALLSLSLASAVHADPIPENLRQAGWFIGAQAYTFKEFSAFEAIAKTKEAGGNMIEFFPGQTMKPGSDVKVGHTMPEAAMKELLAECERQGVKPVNYGVVGAGNAEEVKAIMTFAKKMGLYSICTESTEQVAAWEAAAKEFDIKVAFHEHGGSMSNPKYKVWNPLYIRGVVESRDPRVGACADLGHWCTSNLKPVECLKILEGHIVSVHLKDKEKNGNAQVVVAGKGVVDVAACLEELKRQKFDGHISVEHEADWKDSVPQVKADIDFVKSHPK from the coding sequence ATGAAATTCATCCGCCCGCTCGCGCTCCTTTCCCTTTCCCTGGCATCTGCCGTTCATGCGGATCCCATCCCTGAAAATCTCCGCCAGGCAGGCTGGTTTATCGGTGCCCAAGCCTACACGTTCAAGGAGTTCTCTGCCTTTGAAGCGATTGCGAAGACCAAGGAAGCCGGCGGGAACATGATCGAATTCTTCCCGGGCCAGACCATGAAGCCGGGCTCGGACGTGAAGGTCGGCCACACGATGCCGGAGGCGGCGATGAAGGAACTGCTCGCCGAGTGCGAGCGCCAGGGCGTCAAGCCCGTGAATTACGGCGTGGTCGGTGCCGGGAATGCCGAGGAGGTCAAGGCCATCATGACTTTTGCCAAGAAGATGGGCCTGTACTCGATCTGCACCGAGTCGACCGAGCAGGTCGCCGCCTGGGAAGCCGCCGCCAAGGAGTTCGACATCAAGGTCGCCTTCCACGAGCACGGCGGCTCGATGAGCAACCCGAAATACAAGGTCTGGAATCCGCTCTATATCCGCGGGGTGGTCGAAAGCCGGGATCCTCGCGTCGGTGCCTGCGCTGACCTGGGACACTGGTGCACCTCCAATCTCAAGCCGGTCGAGTGCCTGAAAATTCTCGAGGGCCACATCGTCAGCGTCCACCTCAAGGACAAGGAAAAGAATGGCAATGCCCAGGTCGTGGTCGCGGGCAAGGGCGTCGTGGACGTCGCCGCCTGCCTGGAAGAGCTCAAGAGACAGAAATTCGACGGTCACATTTCCGTGGAACACGAAGCCGACTGGAAGGACAGCGTGCCGCAGGTGAAGGCCGACATCGACTTCGTGAAGTCCCATCCGAAATAG